In Funiculus sociatus GB2-C1, one DNA window encodes the following:
- a CDS encoding WG repeat-containing protein: protein METRGVWITSTDSKVLNSRQNIAEAMDFLAQTGFNVVFPVVWNNAYTFYPSKVMRENFGVEIDSRFVGRDPLAEIIIEARRVGMGVIPWFEYGFASSYNQNGGHILAKKPHWAGRDFNGNILKKNSFEWMNAFDSEVQDFLLNLLLEVAKNYDIDGIQGDDRLPALPSEGGYDRGTSDRYFRQFNQNPPQNSRDPQWLQWRADILTDFLTRLYQELINVKPGLIISMAPSLPGWALQEYLQDAIAWLDRGLIDMLHPQLYRRDFLSYKQLIDSIVTQQFTTWQLPFLMPGILLKVGSYRISPDYLLQAIAYNRSRGIPGEVLFFYEGLREDNDALAKALRSGPYAQPAPFKPSDLKKLGFTERRTSGKYSYIDSRGTIVTQPQFDWADSYNNGLAPAKIGYKWGYIDKTGKLVSRLQFDRAEPLKEGLGLVKVGNKYGYIDNTGKLLILLQVDDAESFSQGLAAVKINNKWGYINKLWNTVIPLQFDSADSFSEGLALISVGGKYGYIDMTGRVILPPQFDDAKSFSEGLAAAKMAGKWEYINKTAQVIIPPQFEEAESFSEGLAAVKIAGKWGYIDKNGKLVIPTEFDVAKPFSQGLALFNIGGEWKVDSNNGELFFSGGKWGYMRNVIS from the coding sequence ATGGAAACTCGTGGCGTTTGGATTACTAGCACAGATAGCAAAGTTTTGAATTCCCGGCAAAACATTGCCGAGGCGATGGATTTTCTCGCGCAAACGGGATTTAATGTCGTATTTCCTGTTGTTTGGAACAATGCTTATACTTTCTATCCCAGTAAAGTTATGCGGGAAAATTTTGGTGTAGAAATCGACTCGCGATTTGTTGGACGCGACCCCTTAGCCGAAATTATTATCGAAGCACGTCGGGTAGGAATGGGGGTTATCCCTTGGTTTGAATATGGATTCGCCTCTTCTTACAATCAAAATGGTGGACACATCCTCGCAAAAAAACCTCATTGGGCTGGCCGCGACTTCAACGGCAATATTCTGAAAAAGAACAGTTTTGAGTGGATGAATGCGTTCGATTCTGAGGTGCAAGATTTCCTGCTGAACCTGTTACTAGAAGTTGCTAAAAATTATGATATTGATGGTATCCAAGGCGATGACCGACTTCCGGCGCTTCCTAGCGAAGGTGGTTATGACCGGGGAACAAGCGATCGCTACTTTCGGCAATTTAATCAAAACCCGCCGCAAAACTCCAGAGATCCGCAGTGGCTTCAGTGGCGTGCAGATATTCTCACTGATTTCTTAACTCGTCTGTATCAGGAACTCATTAATGTTAAACCAGGCTTGATAATTTCGATGGCACCCAGTCTCCCCGGTTGGGCGCTTCAAGAATATCTGCAAGATGCCATAGCTTGGCTTGACCGGGGGCTGATCGATATGCTGCACCCGCAACTTTATCGCCGCGACTTCTTGAGCTACAAACAGCTGATTGATAGTATCGTCACCCAGCAATTTACAACTTGGCAACTGCCTTTTTTGATGCCTGGTATCCTGTTAAAGGTGGGGTCGTATCGCATCAGTCCCGACTACCTTTTACAAGCGATCGCTTACAATCGTTCTCGTGGTATTCCAGGCGAGGTGTTGTTCTTCTACGAAGGTCTGCGAGAAGACAACGACGCTTTAGCTAAAGCCTTGCGTTCAGGCCCCTACGCTCAACCTGCACCATTTAAGCCCTCAGACTTAAAAAAGCTTGGCTTTACTGAGCGGAGAACTAGCGGCAAATACAGCTATATAGATAGTAGAGGAACAATCGTAACTCAGCCCCAATTTGATTGGGCTGATTCTTATAATAACGGGTTAGCGCCTGCAAAAATCGGCTACAAGTGGGGTTATATTGACAAAACAGGTAAACTTGTCAGCCGATTACAGTTTGACCGCGCTGAACCTTTAAAAGAAGGGCTAGGATTAGTAAAAGTTGGCAACAAATATGGCTATATCGACAATACAGGGAAACTTTTAATTCTGCTGCAAGTTGATGATGCTGAATCTTTTTCACAAGGGCTGGCAGCAGTCAAAATTAATAACAAGTGGGGCTACATTAATAAACTTTGGAATACTGTCATCCCTTTGCAATTTGATAGCGCTGATAGCTTTTCTGAGGGGTTAGCATTGATAAGTGTTGGCGGCAAATACGGCTATATTGATATGACCGGAAGGGTTATATTACCGCCGCAATTTGATGATGCTAAGTCTTTTTCCGAAGGGCTGGCGGCAGCAAAAATGGCTGGAAAATGGGAATATATTAATAAAACTGCTCAGGTGATAATACCACCGCAATTTGAGGAGGCTGAATCCTTTTCTGAAGGACTCGCGGCGGTAAAGATTGCTGGGAAATGGGGCTATATTGACAAAAATGGGAAACTGGTAATTCCCACAGAATTTGATGTAGCTAAGCCCTTTTCGCAAGGACTGGCGCTGTTTAATATTGGTGGAGAATGGAAAGTGGACAGCAATAATGGCGAACTATTTTTCAGCGGCGGTAAGTGGGGTTATATGCGCAATGTTATTTCTTAA
- a CDS encoding S-layer homology domain-containing protein translates to MNNPIFSDIQNHWAQDCIKQLSQRNLISGYPDGSFRPNAPVTRAEFAALLRKAFPNAAPIRNAITFVDVPSNHWANQAIQAVYRAGFLSGYPDRTFKPNQQIPRVQTFVAMVSGLKYSPTKTPSETIKKYFDDGLEIPSYAINAIASATERYLVVNYPNVRRFNPNQNATRGEVAALICRALKISGVPLQYIPGMEFIVIGAQFEEADAFSEGMARVKIGEKWGYIDKTGKLVIAPQFDEADAFSDGVALVRQYKAKRE, encoded by the coding sequence TTGAATAATCCAATATTTTCTGATATTCAAAATCATTGGGCGCAAGATTGTATTAAGCAGCTCTCCCAGCGCAATTTAATTAGTGGGTACCCGGATGGAAGTTTTCGCCCTAATGCACCAGTGACGAGAGCGGAATTTGCGGCACTGCTGCGGAAAGCATTTCCCAACGCCGCACCAATACGTAATGCTATTACCTTTGTTGATGTGCCATCAAATCATTGGGCAAATCAAGCGATTCAAGCTGTATATCGGGCGGGTTTTTTGTCTGGTTATCCGGATCGAACTTTTAAACCAAACCAACAAATTCCGCGAGTGCAAACTTTTGTTGCTATGGTGTCGGGATTAAAGTATAGCCCTACGAAAACACCCAGTGAAACAATAAAAAAGTATTTTGATGATGGTTTAGAAATTCCTAGTTATGCGATAAATGCGATCGCATCCGCAACCGAAAGATATCTTGTGGTTAATTATCCTAATGTTAGGCGCTTCAACCCCAATCAAAACGCCACCAGAGGCGAGGTAGCAGCATTGATTTGTCGTGCTTTAAAAATCTCTGGAGTGCCGTTGCAGTACATTCCGGGAATGGAATTTATTGTCATTGGGGCGCAATTTGAAGAAGCTGATGCCTTTTCCGAAGGGATGGCAAGAGTCAAAATCGGGGAAAAATGGGGCTATATTGACAAAACAGGTAAACTCGTAATCGCGCCACAATTTGATGAGGCTGATGCTTTCTCGGATGGAGTGGCACTGGTCAGGCAATATAAGGCAAAGAGAGAGTAA
- the purT gene encoding formate-dependent phosphoribosylglycinamide formyltransferase, protein MKKSLKLPQKLMLLGSGELGKEFTIAAQRLGNYVIAVDRYHNAPAMQVADESEVISMLSPDQLESIVQKHKPNFIIPEIEAIRTEKLIEFEQRGMIVIPTATATHYTMNRDRIRELAHQKLGIRTAKYGYATTLEELIEVSGKIGFPNVVKPVMSSSGKGQSVVESPEKIQTAWKYAIEGSRGDSQKLIVEEFIPFELEITLLTIKQWNAPTIFCPPIGHLQERGDYRESWQPAVLSEELLQEAQAIAQKITDALGGAGIFGVEFFITKDSVIFSELSPRPHDTGMVTLISQNINEFELHLRAVLDLPIPKIEQLGASASAVILAKRNSNSIAFVGVQDALSEPDVDVRLFGKPNSRPGRRMGVTLAKGRNVQEARDKATTAVSKIKIVDQEDFDA, encoded by the coding sequence ATGAAAAAATCTCTGAAACTTCCTCAAAAACTAATGCTGCTTGGTTCAGGAGAACTTGGTAAAGAATTTACCATTGCTGCTCAACGTCTGGGTAACTATGTGATTGCCGTGGATCGATATCATAATGCTCCAGCCATGCAAGTAGCTGATGAGTCAGAAGTTATTTCCATGCTGAGTCCAGACCAACTGGAAAGCATCGTGCAGAAACACAAACCTAATTTTATTATTCCTGAAATTGAAGCCATCAGAACCGAAAAACTGATTGAATTTGAGCAGCGAGGTATGATAGTTATTCCCACTGCAACTGCTACCCATTACACGATGAATCGAGACAGAATCAGGGAACTCGCGCATCAAAAGTTGGGAATCAGAACGGCTAAATATGGTTATGCAACAACCCTGGAAGAACTGATTGAGGTTTCGGGAAAAATTGGGTTTCCTAATGTAGTGAAACCTGTTATGTCATCATCTGGAAAAGGTCAGTCGGTTGTTGAGTCTCCAGAGAAGATTCAGACGGCGTGGAAATATGCAATTGAAGGTTCCAGAGGGGACAGTCAAAAACTTATTGTCGAGGAGTTTATTCCGTTTGAGTTAGAAATTACCTTGCTAACAATTAAACAGTGGAATGCGCCGACAATTTTTTGTCCTCCCATTGGGCATCTCCAAGAAAGGGGAGATTATCGAGAGTCGTGGCAACCAGCAGTTCTTTCTGAAGAATTGCTTCAGGAAGCGCAAGCGATCGCGCAAAAAATTACTGATGCTTTGGGAGGCGCAGGTATCTTCGGGGTTGAGTTCTTTATCACCAAAGATTCAGTAATTTTTTCTGAGCTTTCTCCCCGTCCTCACGATACTGGAATGGTGACATTAATTTCGCAGAACATAAATGAATTTGAACTACATTTGAGAGCTGTTTTAGACTTGCCAATTCCAAAAATTGAACAGCTAGGAGCTTCAGCAAGTGCAGTAATATTGGCAAAGAGAAATTCTAATTCCATAGCTTTTGTGGGAGTGCAAGATGCTTTATCAGAACCAGATGTAGACGTGAGGTTATTTGGCAAGCCTAATTCACGTCCGGGGCGCAGAATGGGCGTAACTTTGGCAAAAGGGAGAAATGTTCAAGAAGCGCGGGACAAAGCAACTACCGCCGTCAGTAAAATCAAAATAGTCGATCAAGAGGATTTTGATGCTTAA
- a CDS encoding sensor histidine kinase, with translation MSLINAYQKGISYIRERIDPFSLRFRLTVGISAVSIFGVSSVAVWTTWKMQQILINAPKQNIQHIAKHFERDVELYSEMMSVQTGMQKAIDNRTTSNLLIWVSNPNGRIVAQSQSLFTPHWQANSTSEVLLSLSRMPIKPQIYKINKHYFVIFGKPLIVKSAIVGNFYVVQDITSEQTMFIAVVRSMRISYILAVLIVTVAIAIYVKRSLEPLRQMSQMTKVISVEDLGEAKLHLVNAPSEVKELADTFNMMLYRISESWEQQRQFVSNVSHELRTPLTIVHGYLQSTLRRSNNLTEAQQEALSIAASETDSTIRLLQDLLDLARADSGYIHFHVENMVLNDLVAEVVVMAQQFSSRAIAISTTSYPIKVKADRNRLKQVLINLIDNALKYSEIDESISIKLDKTSDNVTIQVCDKGCGIPLQQQTRIFERFYRVDEARARSTGGAGLGLSIVKTLVEGMDGSVTVLSKLGEGSVFTVTLPTP, from the coding sequence ATGAGTTTGATAAATGCCTATCAAAAGGGAATTAGCTACATAAGGGAACGCATTGATCCGTTTTCACTTCGGTTTCGTCTCACAGTAGGTATCTCGGCTGTTTCAATTTTTGGAGTCAGTAGCGTTGCTGTTTGGACGACTTGGAAAATGCAGCAGATTCTTATCAATGCTCCCAAACAGAATATTCAGCATATTGCCAAACACTTTGAGCGAGATGTTGAATTGTACAGTGAAATGATGTCTGTACAAACTGGGATGCAAAAAGCAATTGATAACCGCACAACTTCCAATTTACTGATATGGGTGAGCAATCCGAATGGTAGAATTGTTGCTCAGTCTCAATCTTTATTTACTCCACATTGGCAGGCAAACAGCACTTCTGAGGTACTACTGTCCCTTTCAAGGATGCCGATTAAACCCCAAATTTATAAAATAAACAAACACTACTTTGTAATTTTTGGTAAGCCTTTGATTGTGAAAAGCGCCATAGTTGGCAACTTTTACGTAGTACAGGACATTACTAGCGAACAAACTATGTTTATTGCAGTGGTTCGCAGCATGAGGATTTCTTATATTTTAGCAGTTCTTATAGTGACGGTGGCAATTGCTATTTATGTGAAGCGATCGCTTGAACCCTTGCGACAAATGAGCCAAATGACTAAAGTAATTTCGGTTGAAGATTTAGGGGAAGCAAAATTGCATCTTGTTAATGCTCCTAGCGAAGTTAAGGAATTAGCCGATACCTTTAATATGATGTTATATCGAATATCAGAATCGTGGGAGCAGCAGCGTCAATTTGTTAGCAATGTTTCTCATGAGTTGCGGACACCTTTAACTATTGTTCATGGCTATTTACAAAGTACGCTACGACGAAGTAATAACTTAACAGAAGCACAACAAGAAGCTCTTTCCATTGCAGCTTCTGAAACAGATAGCACTATCCGTTTATTACAAGATTTACTCGATTTGGCGCGGGCGGATAGCGGTTATATACATTTCCATGTAGAAAATATGGTGCTAAATGATTTGGTTGCAGAGGTGGTGGTAATGGCGCAACAATTTAGCAGTAGAGCGATCGCTATCTCTACAACCTCATACCCTATCAAGGTAAAAGCCGATCGCAACCGTCTCAAACAAGTGCTGATCAACCTGATTGATAATGCTTTGAAATACTCGGAAATCGATGAATCTATAAGTATAAAATTAGACAAAACAAGCGACAATGTAACTATCCAAGTTTGTGACAAGGGTTGTGGGATTCCCCTACAACAACAAACCCGCATCTTTGAGCGGTTTTATCGCGTGGATGAAGCTAGAGCGCGTTCTACTGGCGGCGCAGGGTTGGGTTTATCCATCGTTAAAACTCTCGTTGAGGGAATGGATGGAAGTGTTACGGTACTATCCAAACTAGGTGAAGGTAGTGTTTTTACAGTCACTTTACCCACACCATAA
- a CDS encoding response regulator transcription factor: MTAHILLVEDEVKLARFIELELGYEGYQVSVANDGLSGITAARESNPDLLILDWMLPGLSGLEICRRLRTTGNKVPIILLTAKDEVSDRVAGLDAGADDYVVKPFSIEELLARVRAHLRRTQEENPDILQFEDLSLNRTTREVFRGDRAIELTAKEFDLLQHLLAHPRQVITRDRILEQVWGYDFMGDSNIIEVYIRYLRLKLEENNEKRLVQTVRGVGYVLRN, encoded by the coding sequence ATGACAGCACATATCTTGCTAGTAGAAGATGAAGTCAAACTGGCTCGATTTATAGAGTTAGAACTGGGTTATGAAGGATATCAAGTCAGCGTAGCTAACGACGGTTTATCAGGAATCACAGCAGCGCGAGAATCTAATCCCGATTTACTTATTTTAGATTGGATGCTTCCTGGTTTATCGGGATTAGAAATTTGTCGCCGCTTGCGAACAACTGGGAATAAAGTCCCGATTATTTTATTAACAGCAAAAGATGAAGTAAGCGATCGCGTAGCTGGTTTAGATGCGGGAGCTGATGACTATGTAGTTAAACCCTTTAGTATCGAAGAATTGTTAGCCAGAGTCCGTGCTCACTTGCGGAGAACGCAAGAAGAAAATCCGGATATTTTGCAATTTGAAGATTTAAGTTTAAATCGTACCACGCGAGAAGTTTTCCGAGGCGATCGCGCTATTGAATTAACAGCAAAAGAATTCGATTTACTGCAACACTTACTCGCTCATCCCCGACAAGTGATTACACGCGATCGCATTCTCGAACAAGTTTGGGGCTACGACTTTATGGGCGATTCCAACATCATCGAAGTTTATATTCGCTACCTGCGCCTGAAACTCGAAGAAAACAACGAAAAGCGCCTAGTTCAAACCGTGCGCGGCGTTGGTTATGTGCTGCGAAATTAA
- a CDS encoding DUF2259 domain-containing protein codes for MRRFSVISLMAASAALISSQVLADVYKTSHQLSGFSTDSRYYIYLESYRNAATDVPKAKLQIINLPRNTCIENGCLETEYTDEARETAPSLTTKSAENQLLKKTSIIRYNLKLNRPAPGRKLPVLSRKTNADGSETYTFILNDKKEKLEVLMQQKYIPSVAYGGNAEVDRAALRLEVTANYRKRTLSTLNNYRENAMKYTLREVRLAPDGRTVAIIMNMMQPNEQGALQTTLVQSSPL; via the coding sequence ATGAGACGTTTTTCCGTAATTTCCCTAATGGCAGCTAGCGCCGCACTCATTTCCTCTCAAGTATTAGCAGATGTCTACAAAACAAGTCATCAACTGTCTGGTTTTTCGACGGATAGCCGTTACTATATATATCTCGAAAGTTATCGAAACGCGGCGACAGACGTTCCTAAAGCCAAACTACAAATTATAAATTTGCCGAGAAACACCTGCATTGAGAATGGCTGTTTAGAAACTGAATATACTGACGAAGCTAGGGAAACAGCCCCAAGTTTAACTACTAAATCGGCGGAAAATCAATTACTTAAGAAAACATCGATTATTCGCTACAATTTGAAGCTAAATCGTCCCGCACCTGGAAGAAAATTGCCAGTCCTTTCTCGCAAAACTAACGCCGATGGGAGCGAAACTTATACTTTCATTTTGAATGATAAGAAAGAGAAATTAGAGGTTTTGATGCAGCAAAAGTATATCCCTTCAGTGGCATATGGAGGTAATGCTGAAGTGGATCGTGCTGCTTTGCGTCTTGAGGTGACTGCTAATTATCGCAAACGTACTCTTAGTACGCTGAACAATTACCGCGAAAATGCTATGAAATATACGCTTAGGGAAGTGCGTCTAGCTCCCGATGGACGCACCGTGGCGATTATTATGAATATGATGCAACCAAATGAACAAGGAGCGTTACAGACTACTTTGGTGCAGAGTTCTCCACTTTAA